Proteins encoded together in one Amblyomma americanum isolate KBUSLIRL-KWMA chromosome 1, ASM5285725v1, whole genome shotgun sequence window:
- the LOC144116294 gene encoding LOW QUALITY PROTEIN: uncharacterized protein LOC144116294 (The sequence of the model RefSeq protein was modified relative to this genomic sequence to represent the inferred CDS: substituted 2 bases at 2 genomic stop codons) encodes MSTESRARKFRRTRKRRVDVSLQLAACAEAGADPLSEQCSQLQRDVCVTERFVPDTEDVPTPDTTSQDAEAGTSSVFVDLSSDQDLCPQVDGRFDYEADHERADEDVATFRHQLQTXAVXSGSSHAAVTSLLKVLRSHKCFSSLPSSARALLQTPKKSNELSEISEGQYRHFGVEAGIREILGQRRDLPPELNLTFHIDGLPLLKSSRGQFWTILGRISNLKHAAPFVSSVFFGDRKPRDANEFLYSFVEELNVLLSTGIAVEAFTIPVKLKAIVCDAPAKAFVLCVKNHTGYYSCTKCTVKGAYIEGRVGFPNISSELRTDCSFRQRSQEQYHTGSSIVEQLPIDIVRDVPLDYRRLVCLGVVHKLLVLWFRGPKAIRLGSKVRIELSVRNVKAAPFVPCEFNRKPRSLTDLDRWKATEFRFFLLYGGPVLLSSLLPSQMYENFLALHVAITILSMPNGTKSEVQYAGQLLNHFVKGFTKLYGKQHASHNVHGLCHLASDVEHLGPLDSWSAFPFENHMSALKRLLRKPERPLEQLSNRLSEQGAVLKEAQQMPNFPLLTGQHESGPLIAPCQGPQFKKVKLSGSVVLAPGKKDSCCILQDGSIIVIENFAHLPTGAPCVVGRKFIQLEDLYSSPCPSSMLGIYRASQLSSLRAWPLENVSRKALKLFFKRDAIIFPLLHSEISA; translated from the coding sequence ATGTCAACGGAAAGTCGTGCGCGAAAGTTTCGCCGCACAAGGAAAAGACGGGTTGACGTTAGCCTGCAGCTCGCCGCGTGTGCCGAAGCTGGTGCTGATCCATTATCAGAACAGTGCAGCCAGCTTCagcgtgatgtgtgtgtgaccgaaCGTTTTGTGCCCGATACTGAGGATGTGCCGACCCCAGACACCACAAGTCAAGATGCTGAAGCTGGGACCTCATCGGTTTTTGTAGATTTAAGCTCCGATCAGGACCTTTGTCCTCAGGTTGACGGCAGGTTTGATTACGAAGCCGATCATGAACGCGCTGACGAGGACGTAGCGACTTTCCGCCACCAGCTTCAAACTTAGGCAGTGTAGTCTGGGTCGTCGCATGCTGCTGTCACGTCACTTTTGAAAGTGCTCCGCAGCCACAAGTGTTTTTCTTCTCTCCCATCATCGGCGAGAGCGCTGCTACAGACACCGAAAAAATCGAATGAACTTTCCGAAATTTCGGAAGGCCAGTACCGCCACTTCGGTGTAGAAGCAGGAATACGGGAAATCCTGGGACAGCGTCGAGACCTGCCGCCGGAACTGAATTTGACTTTTCATATTGATGGCCTACCATTATTGAAAAGTTCTAGAGGCCAGTTTTGGACAATTCTCGGCCGCATAAGCAACCTCAAGCATGCGGCACCATttgtgtcgagtgttttcttcGGTGACAGAAAGCCGAGAGATGCAAATGAGTTCCTATACAGCTTTGTTGAAGAGCTAAATGTTCTTTTATCTACAGGAATTGCTGTTGAAGCTTTCACAATACCTGTAAAGCTAAAAGCCATTGTGTGTGATGCGCCTGCAAAGGCATTTGTTTTGTGTGTCAAAAACCACACGGGCTATTACAGCTGCACGAAGTGCACTGTTAAGGGTGCGTACATTGAAGGAAGAGTCGGTTTTCCAAACATTAGCAGTGAGCTGAGAACTGACTGCAGTTTTAGGCAGAGGTCGCAGGAGCAGTATCATACTGGAAGCAGTATTGTAGAGCAGCTGCCAATAGACATTGTGAGGGATGTCCCGCTAGATTATAGGCGCCTCGTTTGCCTAGGCGTGGTGCACAAATTGCTTGTATTGTGGTTCCGTGGCCCGAAAGCTATAAGGCTTGGCAGCAAAGTCCGCATTGAACTGTCAGTGAGAAATGTCAAGGCCGCACCGTTTGTTCCTTGTGAATTTAACCGAAAGCCTCGTAGCCTCACAGATCTGGATCGCTGGAAGGCCACAGagtttcgtttctttttgctgTATGGGGGACCCGTGCTCCTGTCATCGCTTCTTCCATCACAAATGTATGAGAATTTTCTAGCTTTGCATGTTGCTATTACCATTCTTTCAATGCCTAATGGCACAAAAAGTGAAGTGCAGTATGCAGGGCAGCTTCTGAACCATTTTGTTAAAGGCTTTACGAAGTTATATGGCAAGCAGCATGCTTCGCACAATGTGCATGGACTATGCCATCTGGCATCCGATGTTGAGCACCTGGGGCCATTGGATTCATGGAGTGCGTTCCCATTTGAGAACCACATGTCTGCTCTGAAAAGACTGCTCCGAAAACCAGAGCGACCACTTGAGCAGCTCTCTAACAGACTATCAGAGCAAGGAGCTGTACTGAAGGAGGCTCAGCAGATGCCAAACTTCCCACTGCTCACTGGACAACATGAGTCTGGGCCCCTTATTGCTCCATGTCAAGGGCCTCAGTTCAAAAAAGTGAAGCTGTCAGGCAGCGTAGTCCTTGCCCCTGGCAAGAAGGACAGCTGCTGCATTCTGCAAGATGGATCTATAATTGTAATCGAGAACTTTGCACATCTGCCAACTGGAGCACCTTGCGTTGTAGGAAGAAAGTTCATTCAGCTCGAGGACCTGTACTCCTCTCCATGCCCATCATCAATGCTTGGCATATATAGAGCATCACAACTGTCTAGTCTGCGTGCCTGGCCACTAGAGAATGTTTCACGCAAAGCTTTGAAACTCTTTTTTAAACGCGATGCCATTATTTTTCCCCTCCTTCATTCAGAAATATCAGCATAA